Within the Vigna angularis cultivar LongXiaoDou No.4 chromosome 10, ASM1680809v1, whole genome shotgun sequence genome, the region CATTAGTGAAACGCAAGACTTGTTCAATTGTTGCAGCAACATGGCTCGTCCTATGTATTCTTACTATGATCTGCAGTGTCAGTTTAGCGGACAgaatgttgaaagaaaaagaaatgggAAATGATGGTGAGAAAGAGAGACAAGGAGTTCTGAAAGCCATTGCAAATTTCTTGTGGGAGGAGGGAAAGTCTTCCTATGAACCTGTTTGGCCGGTGAGTTCATCAAACACATAGATACGTAACGAGTAACTTTTGTAGCATACATTATAAAGCATAGtactttgttttttgtttatccTTGCATTCTGAAATGTGCATGCATTGTGCTGGTGGTAGAGCAGAACATGAAATTTGGTTGGAAAATTATAGTAGGATCCATCATTGGATTTTCTGGAGCTGCATTGGGAAGCGTTGGAGGGGTAGGAGGTGGAGGAATTTTTGTTCCTATGCTTGCTTTGATCATTGGCTTTGATCCCAAGTCTTCAACGGCCATTTCTAAGTGTTTGTCTCTACTATCTAGCTTGGTTTATTGCAACATTGGGTTTTTGGATTCTTCATGTCATAGCTTTGATTTCATAACCTCAGGTATGATAATGGGTGCATCAATATCAACTGTGTACTATAATCTGAGGCTCAGACACCCAACACTGGACATGCCGCTTATAGACTATGACCTGGCTTTGATTTTCCAGCCTATGCTCATGTTAGGAATAAGCATTGGCGTTATATGTAATGTCATGTTTGCTGATTGGATGGTGACAGTTTTGCTTATCATCTTATTCGTAGGTAATAACTATATAACAACATCATTAATATTTGTCtcttttttaatgtattttatgttttatgcgTGTGTAATTATTTACTTGACAACTAGATATTGGACATGGAAGATGGTCTGGTTGAAAGAACAAATAAACGAGTAGTTTTGAAAACTGCTGTGTTAAAAATCTAATGCAGAAAACAGCGTGTTCGCAAGGATTTTATAAAAgattcaaaaattaataataacagaAGAATACGTACAGAAGGTAAATTTGGAGTATAGACTCTTTCATATTTTAGATATGATATTTTGGTTTATCAGAATAAATTTCTATGGAAAGAAATCTCATGAAATCTACACTTAGCAGTCAATTTAGTTATATTGTTGTATTTGGCAGTGCTTCATAATCAATTGATGCTGCAAATGACATTGTTTATGCAATATCCATGATAACCttagttatatttttctttcttgctaATGTTAATGCTAATTTGGAAATAATCGGTGTCAGCCACATCAACAAAAGCTACATACAAAGGCATAGACACATGGAAAAAGGAAACAATTGCAAAGAAGGTAAATTCGCCTTATTATACTTCCTGAAATTTTGAGTTGAATCTCACCCATTGAAAATAATTACATGAATACTACGCTACTTGGCTTTCAGGAAGCATCCAAACTGCTGCAGGCAGAACCAGAACCTGGTAGTAAGCACCTATATACCTGACTATGATATTCATAAGAACCCTTCAGATGATTTCAAAACTGAAAATAACAACATGCAAATTAAAACCCCGTAGGAAGTAGAGAGGAAAGAGGATCCAAATTTGAATGATGAGATTTAtcagataaaaattaaagtaaaagaaaatctCTTCAACATTTACTGTTGTAACTTGTAAACCTTTTATTACAGATGACTACAAGTCAATACCAAGTGGTCCAACTGATTCACTATTTGAGGAGGTAATCTCAAGGTTTTTTCAAGTCATTTCCATCATAATTCATCTAACTTTATCcactaaacaaaattttcacgTGCACATGCAGGCCCCTCtactaaaaaacatatattggAAAGAACTAGCACTCCTCGTGTATGTCTGGGTGGCCTTTTTCATTGTTCAGATTGTTAAGGTAATCAAACTGTTACATACTGTTTAATTTTCTGATTCCTTAATCACAAACATGCTGCTGATGAGTTTCACTGTTTAATAGTTACTAATTTGTGTCTAGTAAATTCATTTCTGTGCAGGAATACAGCAAGCCCTGCTCCATCCAGTTCTGGGTTGTTAATTTCTTGCAGGTAAGATATCTTCTATTACATATTTGGGCACTGCATATCAGATAAGTTTCTGCAGTATAAAATCATTTGGTTCTATGGTTCTAAGAATCCGTGAATATATGTAACTTTTAGCTTTTTGATATATGTAACTTTCTGCAAAATAATACCATGACACGCCAAAGACTAAGTGATATTTGATTTGTCAATTCAAGGTTCCTATTGCAGTCTCCGTTACACTTTTTGAAGCCATAGGCTTGTACAAAGGAACTAGAGTGATTGCATCAAAGGGAAAGGAAATAACCCATTGGAAGATTCATCAGATCTGTCTCTACTGTTCCACTGGAATAATGGCTGGTATGGTTGGTGGACTGCTTGGTCTAGGAGGCGGGTTCATTTTGGGACCATTGTTTCTAGAATTGGGAATTCCTCCTCAGGTATCCTCTTCACCATTCTTGAGAATCTCCCAAGAACAATCTCACCAGAAAAATATAACTTTGATTATTAAAGATTTGTTCTTTGTATTGCAGGTAGCAAGTGCTACATCAACTTTTTCTATGGTTTTTTCATCCTCCATGTCAGTGGTGCAATACTACTTGTTGGGTCGTTTCCCAGTACCGTATGGTAAGTGGCagtaaaaaaagtttatttgcTATAAGAATGTGTACTGAAGCAATTTCACTAGCTGCTAATTTCATGAACAttcaaaaaaattgtgaaacttgctagttatttgtttattaatttattaacctCTTTGCTTCAGCTTCCTACTTTGCTCTGGTTGCAACCTTAGCTGCCTTCGCTGGTCAGCACGTGGTGAGAAGGATAATTGTAGTTCTTGGGCGAGCATCCATTATCATCTTCATACTAGCATTGACCATTTTCATCAGCGCACTGAGTTTAGGTACTTTCTGTGATTTTAATTGGATTACATAGATTTTcgtttcttttaaattttaatgccCATTTCCTTTGCATCACAGGTGGAGTGGGAATAGAGAACATAATTGAGAAGATAGAAAAACACGAGTATATGGGCTTTGAAGATCTCTGTGCGTCTTATTAGAATTACTATATAGAATAGCATTATTCAAACGGTCCATTTAATTCGAGCCGTGCTTTGTATCTTATTTTCCTTTATCTCAATGTTGATGTCAAACATTTCACTATGGTTTCTGAAAAATCATGCACAATTGTTCCTTAAAGACGAATAGGAAGAAGTGGTGTGCCACGAAAACAAAGCACTCGGGTATATTCTCTGATCAGTTAGACAGCACACCTGACATATCATGGgctatgaatgatgaaaataaaattttggctTTGCTATTTTATTCCTCTGTGCCTTTGATGAAAGTGAACACGTGTAATCCACCCAAGTTTGTCTACGTAATGTGGTCATGACATGACTCCCTGTTTTAcgtcaaacaaaaacaataaacagGAATTGTATATATAGTTATTTCTTCAATAGGAGAATTGATTCGTTCTTGaaaatcttcaaaaaatttctaaacatgCTTACCATCGAAATAGTCACtttctaaaagaaatttattcaCAATGTCGAGTAATATTATTAAAGAcaattattatatgtttaaggtattgtttattttaaaatgtggaATTCTCCCCTGATTTTATCCTTACAAAATATTtgaagagtgaaaaaaaaaatagactattttttattcacaatgTCGAGTATTCCACTTCTTTTtgataatatgaaattataGACTATTGCAGTAACACTTCTTGTTTATAACAAActcatataataataacaaatgtCCAAATAAGATTGATTTTgttcaaaaattaatattgagtACTTAAAATTATCTTATACATCGTAACCAAACATTATTTAAAACCATATGacttaaataaacaaaacttaTCAcgttttatgaaaaaaataaatacagttgaaattcatttatattttaatgataataataataatatttttcttttcatttttatctatcGGCAAGTAAGAGTTCACGTTATAACCTTTATAccataatatataaagaaaagaaatgagaattatcttttaatattataacaactagaccttctttttatttctttaaacatAGAAGAAATCATTTTTACTCTCACAGAAGACAGCTACACCTATTTTGTAAAATACCaaataattgtttcttttgagaAAGTATTACTTATCAAAAGTAATCTTCATTAGCGCTATTGAAATTCTTACAATAACGTGGTgatggtaatttttttttactacacaCGTGGGATGTTGGTAGTTAAAAGTTGTAGAGTTGTGTTCAAGAAAAAAACTTGGTATAAATTTATGGAGAAAAGGAGAGATAAGATTCGAATTGATATAAAAGATCATATACCACATGTTTtaggtaaaaaaatatattataaatgattaaataataatagtttatatGTATGTAAGTATATAATCATATATagcctttttattttttaaataacaagtttaacaataaacaaaatgcttttaactgacaaatttaaactttttttgcactattagtttatttatttgtcaaaataaaaaattaactcatTTTCGTCAATCACGAGATTCTAAGATTAAGGTTTTgttcacttaaataaatttggaggagagtgattgagataatttgaaaggatttgaaattaaatttttttgttgattatttaagtaGGTTTGAAGGTAACTGagagtgaatttagaagtaaaatttgtaagaattagtgtaggatttgattgatatgacaaattaaaaaaatttactttcaaattcactctcacttacttccaaatccactctcacttacttccaaatccactcaaataatcaataaaaaaaatttacctttaaaTCCTTTCAAATCTCTTTAGTCACTCTATTCCAAATATATTCAAGTGagcaaaatctaaaaaaatatgaaagtttGTAAACTCTACATGTTAATATTCTAAAACAAACTCGCTGAAGTATGGAGATGGCAATGTGCTTTTGTGTTGTATAgtaattttctttatcattcaaatcaaaacagtataaatattaatcaatgCACGAGTTTTATTAAGTTATAGTTTTGTtggatttaattaaattttaaagtttttcacagatttgtttgtttttaattgagtttataaattttttatattttttaattgagtatttattgtttaatttttttattaattagttatgttcattttgttttatcttgtcgttttttctttctttctccatCATAGATCGAGTTAAAATCGAAGTTTaactcataaaataataaggTCTTAcaattttgtataatatttttggtTCGGATAGCAAACATAatgtaaaataacaaaatcatcccattgtcaaacaaaataaattgtgtaaataattgttttttatattttttatttattgaatcaCATGTTCACCTTCTTagataaataaaacttatacttaattaaaatttaatgcaattaaaaatatacatatatattattaatcgCAATaccatttaattaaaaattaatgtaattaaaagttttttttttcaacttaattacaatttaatgtAATTGAAAATCTACCGACACCagccaattaaaaattaaagtaattaaaatttagtttttttttcacgtattttctttatttgtgaatatgtttttaatcaaaataaaattcaattctaaTAAAGAAATTAAGGGTGTTTTCTGCTCCATCCTCCATTTTTGTGACTGAATcagtttgaattaaaataaaacctaatcaaGATTGATGAATgagattttaatataaacaatttaattccAAATAGAAATTATGAGCGTTTTCTACTTCACCTTCAACCtaaacaaaaactcatttaaaataattataacttgCATCTCTTCTCGTCATCTAACTTGCACTGGCTTGCTTGTATGTTCATCTCTTCAcccaaatttaattaaatgtaaaatttaagaattgaaattaaaaaacttaacctGATATATATTTTGTCGTTATGGAATTCAAAAACTACATAcaaattaattgattttattttagtaatttatataattttcctgataaaaaattattattatataatttcaattttaactatCTTATCATGActtcttagaaaaaaaattgtgagaTTTTGtggataatataaaataatattatcagctatagtaaaaatattaaaaacttaactttaaacttaattaaattatttcttgatATATTAGATATGTATTATACGAATTTGACCATAAATTAGTTTTCCGAAAACTTGAATTCGAAAATGGAAGAGGAGGCTACGAACCACCAAAATGTGGCCAACCACAGCACGCGTCACCTCTTTTCACGGAATTTGGGAACCCAAACACCGCTGTTTAGCACTTCCCACAACGTGGGCCACTTTCAATAAATGACCATACTCTATTCTGCCCTTCTAGTGGCTTTCGATAGTAAATATCGCCAAAACCAGGGTGCAATATTTCTATTACTTTTTCCCGCCCAATTCCATGCGCCATCGATAAAActctcaaaatataaataaaaactaaaataaaaaactcctctctctttatttgtcttcaACTTCTCAGAATCTTGAGTCTTCCCTTTCGTATTTGTGGTTTTGCTCCTCCATTTCTTCACCGTTTTATCTGCCAGGTATCGTATTACAATCCTTACGCCGTTGTTTCTGTTATTTATTGTTCGTGTTTTTGTTCGGTGATTGTACTCTACGATTTTAGGGTTTGAAATGGAGACGAAGGACAAAATGAATGATGAAGAACTTGCTGTGGAGTCTCCAACTTCGGTTCTCGAAGATGAGGTCTGTTatctgctctctctctctctctcactcactCTCTCATTTCTCCAAGTAAATCATTTTCGTGTAGAGCACTAACCTCAAGATTGAACTTGAAGAAGGCCGTTTTGTTATGTGCTCCTGTCTCTCACTCTCTCATTTCTCTCACGCCCTCGCCCTCTCACACAATGTGTTATGAACGCTTCGTTTGCATCTTATCTTTATTAGCTATAACGCGCATTTTGTATTGTTAGCTTTATTTGAACGGTTACTTTTTATGAAATCATGTTTGGCGTATATGAGGTGTTAAAACTTATTCCGCTTTTGTTCTTGTTCAGGAggattgttttgttttggttttttaatGAACTGTGACTCGCATCATGTAATGTAAGCTTCAGTTGAACGGTTATTTTAATCGAGTTAGTGTTTATCGTCGATTGGTGTTAcaaaatagttttgaaacttTGTCCTTTTTGTGATGCTGATAGAGGTTTATGTTGTTTGtgctatatttatttttaatttggtatAAATTGGTTTTCGATTGGTATTTGATTTTTgttcctattttatttttcaaatgcaAAGGATGTTTGTGCCCCCAAAGATGAAGTTCAGTTGGAGGAAGAGTTAATTGCTGATGTCATAGACGATGGGTCGTCTCTTGTATCGAAAACTATGGCGGAGGAGGAAGCGAAGTTACTTAATGCTAGGATAAAGGAAGAGGAGGTTCAGTGCGAGGAGGCACCTGACCTCAACGACACACAGTTTAACAAATTGGATGAGCTTTTGACTCAGACCAAGCTGTACTCCGAATTTTTGCTGGAGAAAATGGATGACATCACACTTGTACTATTCCCCTCTCTCTTATGCTCTTTTGATGTGATAACTTTTAATGCATGTTGGTTTGAAGTTATTGCTGCATTGTTCTTATTCTTTGAatatttgttgaatatttgtTGCTAGAATGTGGGTGAACAAGTGAAAATGGAAGAGCAAGAGAGCAATCCTTCTGCAAAGAGGGGTAGGGGATCGAAAAGAAAAGCTGCTTCCCAGTGCAATACTGTCAGTACATTGTTCTCTGATGCATCGAAACTGTTTTCACGTAAACTGGCATGCCACTGTATATCATCCGCTCTATGCATGTAGGAGTTGTAAAAATGACATTATTGAGATGTATAGTTTCATCAGATAGAGTTTGATAAGTGGTTTAAAGTCACAAAACACGATcatttctctcctttctttatAAGCATAGTCTAATGagcaagtttattttatttcgttAATATATTCTATTAATCTGCGTTGCTTGCATGCCTATTTTAACATTTATGTGTTTTCATGTTTGTAATTACTTTAGAGGAGGGCCAAAAGGGCAGTTGCTGCCATGCTGACAAGATCTAAAGAAGGTGAGGGGACTGTAGATATGAAAATGACTGAGGAAGAAAGAGTTGAGAAGGAGCAGAAAGAGCTCATGCCTTTACTGACAGGGGGAAAATTGAAGCCTTATCAACTAAAGGGTGTAAAGTGGTTGATTTCCTTGTGGCAAAATGGATTGAATGGAATTCTTGCTGATCAAATGGGTCTTGGAAAGACAATCCAAACTATTGGATTTCTCTCACATCTAAAAGCGAAAGGTCTGGATGGGCCATACATGATAATTGCTCCTCTATCAACCCTTTCAAACTGGGTGAACGAGATTTCTAGGTAGAAAGAAAGCTATTTACTGAAGACAATTATTATTATGCATGTTTTCTTATCTTTTGAtcaatagttattttttaacaaacGGAATAGGTTTGCACCATCACTTCCTACAATTATCTACCATGGTGACAAGAAGGAGAGAAATGAGATCCGAAGGAAATACATGCCTAGAACAATTGGCCCAAAATTTCCCATAGTCTTAACTTCTTACGAGGTTGCATTAAATGATGCCAAGAAATATTTTAGGCCATACAGTTGGAAATATCTCGTTATTGATGAGGTAAATAAGTTCAGTTGAATGTGCaaaatgttttttgtttgtcCAATGTTTTGGGTCAGCAATATTTTGATTAGAAGTCTGTATGTTTCTGTTGTTCTAACTAGATTTTGGCCTTTGAAGGGACACAGGCTCAAAAATTCACAATGCAAATTAGTAAAGGCATTGAAATACTTAACTGTTGAAAACAAGCTTCTTCTAACTGGA harbors:
- the LOC108335420 gene encoding sulfite exporter TauE/SafE family protein 3 isoform X1; amino-acid sequence: MATLVKRKTCSIVAATWLVLCILTMICSVSLADRMLKEKEMGNDGEKERQGVLKAIANFLWEEGKSSYEPVWPNMKFGWKIIVGSIIGFSGAALGSVGGVGGGGIFVPMLALIIGFDPKSSTAISKCMIMGASISTVYYNLRLRHPTLDMPLIDYDLALIFQPMLMLGISIGVICNVMFADWMVTVLLIILFVATSTKATYKGIDTWKKETIAKKEASKLLQAEPEPGNDYKSIPSGPTDSLFEEAPLLKNIYWKELALLVYVWVAFFIVQIVKEYSKPCSIQFWVVNFLQVPIAVSVTLFEAIGLYKGTRVIASKGKEITHWKIHQICLYCSTGIMAGMVGGLLGLGGGFILGPLFLELGIPPQVASATSTFSMVFSSSMSVVQYYLLGRFPVPYASYFALVATLAAFAGQHVVRRIIVVLGRASIIIFILALTIFISALSLGGVGIENIIEKIEKHEYMGFEDLCASY
- the LOC108335420 gene encoding sulfite exporter TauE/SafE family protein 3 isoform X2, with amino-acid sequence MATLVKRKTCSIVAATWLVLCILTMICSVSLADRMLKEKEMGNDGEKERQGVLKAIANFLWEEGKSSYEPVWPNMKFGWKIIVGSIIGFSGAALGSVGGVGGGGIFVPMLALIIGFDPKSSTAISKCMIMGASISTVYYNLRLRHPTLDMPLIDYDLALIFQPMLMLGISIGVICNVMFADWMVTVLLIILFVATSTKATYKGIDTWKKETIAKKEASKLLQAEPEPDDYKSIPSGPTDSLFEEAPLLKNIYWKELALLVYVWVAFFIVQIVKEYSKPCSIQFWVVNFLQVPIAVSVTLFEAIGLYKGTRVIASKGKEITHWKIHQICLYCSTGIMAGMVGGLLGLGGGFILGPLFLELGIPPQVASATSTFSMVFSSSMSVVQYYLLGRFPVPYASYFALVATLAAFAGQHVVRRIIVVLGRASIIIFILALTIFISALSLGGVGIENIIEKIEKHEYMGFEDLCASY
- the LOC108335420 gene encoding sulfite exporter TauE/SafE family protein 3 isoform X3, with amino-acid sequence MKFGWKIIVGSIIGFSGAALGSVGGVGGGGIFVPMLALIIGFDPKSSTAISKCMIMGASISTVYYNLRLRHPTLDMPLIDYDLALIFQPMLMLGISIGVICNVMFADWMVTVLLIILFVATSTKATYKGIDTWKKETIAKKEASKLLQAEPEPGNDYKSIPSGPTDSLFEEAPLLKNIYWKELALLVYVWVAFFIVQIVKEYSKPCSIQFWVVNFLQVPIAVSVTLFEAIGLYKGTRVIASKGKEITHWKIHQICLYCSTGIMAGMVGGLLGLGGGFILGPLFLELGIPPQVASATSTFSMVFSSSMSVVQYYLLGRFPVPYASYFALVATLAAFAGQHVVRRIIVVLGRASIIIFILALTIFISALSLGGVGIENIIEKIEKHEYMGFEDLCASY